Within Quercus lobata isolate SW786 chromosome 5, ValleyOak3.0 Primary Assembly, whole genome shotgun sequence, the genomic segment ATTCCAACTACAAATTGAACGCAATGTTTTAGGCcgaaaaaaaatccacaaactTCAAGGGTTTGGGCTTCTAGAATCTAAAACCTCTATAAACAGGCACGTGTAtgcatcttttcttttttctttttttaaaaatacacatGTATGCATCTTCATGAATAACGTGTCTCAAAAGTGTGGagtctttttatttctttggctGAATAAAAGTGTGAAATCATTAATCATGTTAAGTTTGGTTTTGATAAATTGAACATTGCATAGCAATCACATGATTGATGTGGACACGTGGGGCTCGGTTCGTGGTATCTAAAGTAGGTGTTATGAACTAGGAAGCTTCCACGCATTCACAAGTTTTATGTTGTGATACCCCGTGGGCACTGGCGGCTCTCCTTGCATGTGAGGGTGGTCCTAAGACCACTCACactggccaaaaaaaaaatttatataaataattattttaaattaatatgttcTAGAACAATCCTaacttgaaaatattgtgtatatatatacttcaaaaaaatatattatttactaaattaacctattttgaccattctaataaaaatattgaacacTTTTACTTGAGACTCATAAGAATTTAagttcaataaatataagagtaatgttacatccacaacatttacacaataaattttatgtgataagctattactaattctaatttgggtTCAATATTAACATGTTTTACCTATCAATAAAAGACTAACAACTTGTTGCACaagattttttatgaaattgttgtggtcactttattattctcatatcaacattttcaatttgtactttatcttttattagtctttttttttttcttattctctttgttaatataaaaaatggtaatattttatgtatttgcatgttttttttttttttgtgacattaatatattcaaattatttttttattaaattttgtataatttaagtttcttagtgaccacccaaaaaataattcttaaagTCGCCTCTGCCCATGGGCTGCCCAGCTGCTAATGTTAACTAATTCTAACCTtccaataattattttaaaatttgtgtcATATGagttataattaatatatttatatatacccACCCACATGAgcgacaaattttttttttttgaaaggcaTGAGCGACAAAATTTAAGAGAgcaaaaagaggagaaaaaaaaaaacctttattgTCTAAACCTAGTCTAAACTAATTTATTAATCCTAAACTGAAATTAATTTATTCGAATAAATTAAACATATTTCTACCATTATTTATCCAAAGTAGGCACTTAAcattaaatattgtaattttttctacATATTCTGGAAATTTAATGTAAATTAATTCTTTGATTGTCCtatataagaaattaaaattgaactCAGCTTATTTCCTTCCTCGAAATCTACTAAAAAGTGTTGATAACATTGATTTTGCCCTATTGACATATTTATTTAAGTGATCTTGAGAAATATTAAACTCAATTCTCTTCTTCCTCAGAGAGAACATAATTTACCTTGAATTTTCCatttgaaatatttattttgataatttgaaagaaaaaaaaaattatctttacatCTATAATTCCATCATTCATAATCACATCTATAATTCTATCATTCAAAggattttatattattacttattatagTAATTAGTAATAACAGTATCCAACTTATTAGTAAGAGAAGCTTCTAAATGCACCCAAGTGAACTTGACCATTTCCATATGtgattttaatcaaaatatcaaATACAATGaatgttggattaaaaaaaggGGGATGTTGGCAGTAAGTAGACATATATGTGCCATATAACAATGGATGATCAAACAAGCATGCGTGACAGAGTAGTACAAGTTGAAACCTTATAATAATGTGATTCATGTGAATATCATTAAGTCAATTTAAAGATACTAATCCCCTTACACGAACctcaaaattgtcaaaaaaaaaaattttgattgaatcTGATGGACATCAAACATATTCCATTTCTTTGACCAAATCCATGattccatatatataaaagacccACAAGAGAGTTAAGCTTgaaaaccttcttttttttcctttttttttttttgtgtgtgtttatattaaTGGCTTAATAATTACGCAACTATTATTGCAACTTGGCATCGTTACAAGAAAGAAAAGTCACTGTTagttgaggaaaaaaataaagtgcTTCATTTAGTACTAAAACTTCTTAGCTAAAAATATCAAGGGTCATGTTAATGAGTACTGTACAGCATTggttaaaaatttattttagaaaaattttgatatcacttttatgggaaatgaaaaaagctgtcaaaatatttttttttctataaaaaaaaatttttaattagattcttaaCCAATACCGTACGGCATTAGTTAACATTTCTCAAATATCAATTGCAAGGAGCAACTTGCAATCAATAGTCTGTTCGAAGCTTTCTATTTCAATGGAAACAGAATCTACAAGTCATTGCCAATACTTTCTCAACAGTGACAACTGGCTCAAAAATCAATACTTGCATCGGTTCCCAAATACTTATCCAAACCCCGAATTGGACCAAACGCGTAGAGAGAAGTCCCCTAAAAAGTTGACTACTGACCTCAGACACCCAAAAGCCCTCCAAAATAGCCTTGCAAATagcactaaacaaaacaaatgcaACAAAAGCCaacccaaaactccaaaaaattcTCTCCTAGTCCTCGTTTCCTTTGCCTTCTAGTTCTTTGGCATCAACCTGAAGAGAAATccggtttctcaaaaaaaaaaaaataaataaataaataaagagaaatccAGATGCCCAATACACctatttctcttttctcttaaatACCTTTCCCACACATcaatttttccttccttttttttttttttttctttttctttatattgaagATTCCTATTTCACACTCCTAATAAAacaagactctctctctctctctttctctttctctctctgcgtatatatattttaggatTGGCTTTTACGTCTCATTGTAAAATAATCATAGAAACTCCCTGTCGAGTCATCATAGAACTTCTTCCCCTgttttctctctcaactttCTTTCTTGGTGTTGTTTGAGTTTGTGTCCCACCATGTCTTCCATATCACATGGTTTAGTCTTGGCCACAGCCATGGTTATCTCTAGCACCGTACTCTATCTTTCTTGTAGGCAAAGGTCTTTCCCACCATCCCATCTTTCCCGGAATCAAAATTCCCAGCAGCCTCAAAAGCTAATTCTACGTTCTTGTCTACATTCAGGTACATATTCATATGGggttgcttttttcttttcttttttcttttttcttttttctttgatatatactatttttagtATTGCTACCAAATGTTTGTGTCTGTTTTTTTTCTCACAGTTGTTGTGATTGTaggggaaaagaaaagggagagaaagaagaagaaggtgcaATTTGCTGAGAATGTGAAGGAACCAAGTGGGAATGGTGAGGAGTACAGGAAAGGGCAGATGCAGATGAAGTTGAGCAAATTTATTGAAGAGAATTGCAGAAACAAAATCCCCACAATTGGTGGAATGCAAGAGAATCGGACTGCTTTGTATAATGGAATTCTCAAGGATCGTGTCCGTGTGCAAAGGATGCAGTGCTCATGTTGACGACTTGTGTACAATTCTTGGCTTTATTTTTGGCTGCCGAGCAACAAAAATCTTTTGAGTTTTTGTGATTGTAAAtgattttgtgtgttttttagAGGAATAGTTGTAAATTGTAAATGCTTGGTCTTCTAACAActcgtggtttttttttttttttggtttaatgagACATATTGGGCAAAGATTAGTTTCTAatctctttattattattattattcttctttttttggggaagAATCTCAACTAGTTCCTGAGACTCATGTTTaacaccatttaaaaaaaaaaaaaaaattcatggttACATATACTATCAATTCAATTTCAACACctaaaattcatcttttataaAAGATTGACAGACAACATGATCCATGGTTAGCATTCATATTCCCTTGAAGCTGTAAAtgtgttgtaatttttttttgcctcaTTCAATTCCATTACAggccaaaattttattttcgtcATTGACCATCACTAATTATTGGAGAAcataataaaattaacaaattccATTCTTAATTTCACGTCTCTTGTTTAGTCCatgaaaaataagaaagtgAAATTAAACTCCTTATAACATTTGACATTTattaccttctcaaaaaaaaaaaaattggcatttACCATGATCGTGTTTAGATAAGAGATTTTATAGGCtactcttttttaaaaaataaaataaaataaaattgatgtaCCAAGTTTCTAGAGGAAGTTTTACCCTTATGACTTATTTTATGTGGAGTCCATTTGTTTAAACTTATAAATTggcttattttttaattaaaggtCTAGAGTCACATAATTTTACAACGAATATTCACAcactcattttctttttgagttattttagGATCATAACCAATTTTACACCaatttttataactattttatAAGGTAAGCTATGACTAATTTCTTGTTACTTCCACATGcattcaacaacttttttttatcacttataATTAGTCACATCatataattgtgaaaataaacAAGGAATTAATTATGGTCATAAAATCTTTTTGTATTGTAGCAGGCCAATAGAGGTGTCATTGAGTGGAAAGACTTTCATATGCTCTGAGTGTATGAGATTGAGACATGTGTCTCACTGACACATGAGCCCCACATAAAATCTTTTTGTATTGTAGCATGCCCAATGGAGGTGTCAATTGAGGTGTCATTGAGTGAAAAGACTTTCATATGCTCTTGGTGTATGAGACATGTGTCTCACTGACATTTGAGCCCCACAGATGGGCCCCACATATGTGGGGCTCATGTGTCAATGAAACATATGTTTCATGTGTCTGACGCATGAGATACTATCTCTATTGAAAGAGACTGAAAGTGTGGTTTTTTCTATGAAAATTTTGCCGGCAAAATTCATTCTTTATATccatttttacctttttctgGGCATAGTTGTATTATTGTACTTTGTGCAAACATAAATAGAGTTTCTTATATACAATTCCCCAATTACATTCAAACgcttttacttaaaatttgaaaactacATTGATAAATAAAGtattaataatgttattttttcaaGTCAAACTCAATGCATTTACGTGTTTAAGTTTAATTGATCAGTCTAATTAAAATGTATCTAATTTTTACCCTTTAACTTTTactcaatttattttctaagtCAAATAAGTCAATAAATTTGGGATCTCAAACCCACACCTctagtttaaagtttaaactcaaacaaatattttttttgttatttttaatgaaaacaataaaaacctGATGGTCAAGTGAGATTTATTAAAGTGAAAATTTAGAATTCAATCACAGCCACATGGATCAGCTTTTTGGTGGAAGTGGTAGGGGCAATTGGAGAGGACAAACACAATAAGAGTCTTTGGAGTGGGGAATAGAGGAGGAGAtcttaaagaaaacaaaaaaagaaaaaaaagaaaaagaaaaaaaaagaagcaaaacaaaacaaaaaactaacaaaacattgaaacaaaatagaaagaaagaataaagagataaagataaaataattgAGGCATGAGCCTTTAAACTAGACAAAAATTTTCTACATACTAGTTTGGACGATCTTTTCAAACCTATTGTATAACGGCTTATAAAACCAttaatgtatattatttaaacaagtcacatgaaTTATTAAATAAGTCATGTGACTTTTCTAAAAAAAGTCATATGACTTAAAGTATACATGAATTTCCATGACTTTTGAGTAAAGTTTGTGATATTCTTTTGTATTAGAATTACATCCCCTCTccctttttgtgtgtgtgttttttaaaaaaaatatttaaatacacATGAATAATTTATCAGTCACCGTATAATGATTTAGAAGAATTTTCCTCctaatttgataaaattttccCTTCCAAAACCTTTAATTTCATTCCGTCTTGTTTGGTCTTATtgagtaaatattattttcttgtctGGTAAtgcaaaatttctttctttctttctttctttccttttttacccttttaaaatgaaaaattttctttgagtAATCACGGATGCATATTTGTAATATTCTTTTAACTAACTCCAGTATGCAGTAGTATAACTGtcgattttattttaaaaataagagtaatggTATTTCAATACGATACAAGgtctaattaaaaataatatgtctataaataatataatttcttttaagttttcaaacttttattaatagaATTGTAATCCAAATAATAGTTTAAGCTTTCCCCAATTttccctctcaaaaaaaaaaaaaaaaatagctttccccaattttggtaataaaattttaccGAGACTAGAATTATTATTAGCTTATTATGATtgtaatattataaatatagtgCAATGAAGATTCTTTTGTCATTTGGGATaaaagaaatctttttttttttttttttgatagggggATAAAAGAAATCTTGAATGTGTAAAATGAAGAGGTAAAAGAATATAAGCACCTtgtataagaagaaaaaataaatgcattaaTAAGGACTTTTTAGGTTTTACAAGCacattatgtgtgtgtttgtattcaGCTTCTGCATTTTGGAGCTacgttttgttctttttttttattttttttttggttttcacgcATTTTGGAGTATTGCgattactgttcaatgaacagtaaccgcaaatgttgactttctgcagtgaacagtgcatatatgcactgttcacggacctacaaatttcattttttatcaattttttcattaaaaatgggtcccacagtactcttcacacatttaaaaattattttactacagtattttcagttttcagtttcaccaaaataagttttatccaaacacaccctataCATGccacaaaatttaattttacagAAATATGATAATGATATCAAGCCAACGAGCATTAACGATGCCGAGGAGAATGTTTGGCGTAAAGGACTCAAAAAACTCCAAAAGCATGTAGCAAGACAATATAGTTTTAACTTCTATCTGCCGCAACTTCGAAAAAGTCTCAATCGAGTTTAGATAACGTagataagaatatatatatatatgggtttcGGGTTTAGTGTCGGCAGTCGGCAGTCGATAGTCGGCAGTCGGCATAAAGTGGCATTGGGACTATTGGTGATGGTAATACTACCACTCAAACATGAGTAAAGGTGAAGCCAATAAATATTGGGATATAATTCCCATGTGCAACTTTACTTTGCACTTTgatgatatatattattattttcacataattcAACCCATTTTGTTTGTACTAATTAGAAGTCGTTGTCACAAGAAAATCTAAGGCTTTTCTCAAGCTCGAGTTGCTAATTAAAATGACTTTTCCCAACTCTTACTATGTTGAGTTAACCAATTGCTAATTTGAGCCACAATAGCGAAATTGATTCATGACATGGTCAAGTCAATCATGTTGCGTGATTGAATTAATGTTAGGATGGAGATGGTTGAAGCAGAGAAGACAAGGGTTGCAGACTTGTAGTCCTCTTCAATTATTGATTATTAACTTTTGGTGATcatcaattattttttctttgactaCTACATTATTAAATTGAGCGTCGGTGCCCATTTCCTCACATCATGTCTTCATATAATcatatttctcttttctttccaacGTTGGCAAGAATCTAAAGCTTTTTCCTGTTCAAAGttgtattaattatttgatGGTTAAAAACACAGTGAAAAAATGAGAACATTTCAtcggaaaaaataaaaaggatttttCAGATGTAGAATTAATTAAtgtaaaagtttgattttttttttcctaggcaACAAATCAAGCCTGTgctgaaaaaagagagagaaaaataattacatGCAAGACcaataaaggtttttttttttttaaacttaaatacATTACCTTAAGTTTAATATGCTaggtttttcaattaaatttaaacacctGGTTGCATTCATCAATTAAATAATGTTatcatttcaaataataattaaatgtaatgcaactatatattaaaatttaattgaaaaatctaatatattacACTTAAGATACTGTAACTaagtttttcctctctttttttttttttttttttccaattaataAAGATACAAATTTGAGCCAAGGTGACTATTGAtatcctttttccttttgatggtcgatattaattatttaacatgAAAATAGTTTTAAAGTGTCAAAGAATATAACAAGTTAATTTATCACTTAAGTCAGGTGGCTTCTTCAATTAATAAGATTTctaaattggttgaaaaatgtTGGGTTTCACTACACAAATTGAATTTTGTTGATCTCTAACATGCAtaaatgaaaagttaaaatactataaatttataaCTTTCAATTGGGAAAGAGTGATTGTGGTATCACATTCATTTGGGATTTTATATATGCacaagttttttaatagaataCATCGATAGAGGTTAATTTTATGATCTCTCAAGTatctttgattctttttttctttttttttttatacaagatataatttctactctaatctaatctaagtgtatatgtgtgtgaaactccctcctggagacttgaactccagTCCTTACCGGGTTGCTCcctacaccccacaagcatttatacttatagagtgaccaccgcaccaagggtACGCAgtggtaataaaaaaaaaattgattcttttaTATGTACAAGCACAGGGGTGGAGCCACATAGTGGCTTGGGGGGGCCGTggccccaaaaaaataaaaaaaaaattcccattagactatgaagaaaaaataaatgggcCCCCCAACATTAGACAGCCGGCCCCTCTACCCATTTCTCACCCATTCTCCCAGCCCTCAatcaaaaattaggaacaccctcaaattataataaaataaaataaaaaaaagcccaaaaataatttgaactaaaatctgaaaaaataaataaataaataaataaaaattgtaacagagccAAGCCCACGGCGAGCCCAATAGATTATAGAGGTAGCTTGCTCACGGCAAGCCCACggattctcaaccaaaaaaaaaaaaatttcccattagactatgaagaaaaaataaatgggcccccccccccccaacattAGACAGCCGGCCCCCCTACCCATTTCTCACCCATTCTCCCAGCCCTCAatcaaaaattaggaacaccctcaaattataataaaataaaaaataaaaaaaagcccaaaaataatttgaactaaaatctgaaaaataaataaataaataaataaaaattgtaacagagccAAGCCCACGACGAGCCCAATAGATTATAGAGGTAGCTTGCTCACGGCAAGCCCACggattctcaaccaaaaaaaaaaaatcaatacaaagaATCAGAAATGAAACCCATCAGGTCGCTGGCagagaaatcaaacccatcaCGTCGCTAGCAGAGAAATCAAACCCCAATACTGTCTATACagagcaaaagcaaaacaaactccagcaaaccaaacacataggtgtttatctaaaaaaaaaaaatccccaatacacaaaccaaaaccaaaccccagCAAACCAAACCCAGTAACCCACGGTCACGTCGCCACAGCTTGTTCGTCGTCATCATCGTCGTCGTCACTCGCCCCTCATCACAGATCGTAGATCTTAGATCGAAGATCGCAGATCGCAGATCACAGATCGTAGATCGGAGATTGCAGATCGCTCTGCATCTGCTCCGGTGCTTGGTGCTCGGTGCTCCCTCCagccctccctcaaggtatttctctcttattctctctgactctctctcagtctctctctctttgtctcactaaaatgaaaaaatgaaatgaaattttcaCAGATCGTAGATCGGTCATCAGAGATCGCAGATTGCTCTATCTCTGCTCTGGTGCAGCGGTGCTCGTTGCTCCTTCCGGCAGTCCAGccctccctcaaggtttttctctctgactctctctcagtctctctctctttatctcactgaatgaaaaaatgaaatgaaatttatgaacgagtctctctctttattctttaatagcCTATCTGATCTCagtaagtctctctctcttttgaactgTGAGTCTCTTATTGGCTGGCTTTTGcttttttcctgtttttgtctttttaaatttgGCTTTATCTTATCCCTTTTTGTTGGTCAGTGTGTTGGTCTTGGTGAAATATTGATTGTCATTTAGTGTAACGTgtgttgtgatttgtgattaGCATTGCGAAATTATCTAATTGCAGCTGGCTATTGTGATTGGGGCGCATGTTGTGCTTGTTTGTTGTCTGTTGAGTGGGGTGGGGAGGGGGTAGATGGGCTCATGGGACCgggtaaacaataattaaagcaatgtaatgtgcagcacattacactgctttaattattgtgctaCAGATGGAATGTATAATGTTCGGCTCTTTTAATGTAATATGTACAAGgggctaaacaatataacaaattaaagcagtataattaatgacaaataaattaaagcaatatagtttattgtgattttctttgataatagtaaaattCCTACAACTCTGTggatgtaggcaaattgccgaaccataTAAATACTGTCTtatgcgtgtgattgtttttcttttggcgttttgttttctctattttttttgtttctcacaggtttggAATTTCGGTTGAATTCCCAACATGTTCAAGTATATAATGATATatgaaagttgataattttgtatccaatagacttaagaattatatttagtatatCTCTGTTACAATCCGACCTCCCCAAATATTTATTCCTGGCTACGCCCTGTACAAGCATTAAGAAACTCAACATGTGGCAACGCAGAGAATAATGGAAGAATTTATTAATTGGCAGTTTGGCAAATAAAGGATTGGTCTacgtgaaagagagagagacgtttaccaaaaaaaagaaagggagagacACCGAAAACAACAAGGTAAAAATTTCTGTGTACGGATgctataaattgaaaaaaaaaataaaataaaatctaagtCCATTTCCATTGCCTTATCAAGTGCCCAAACAGACGCCAGCTTGAAGCGGACAAAGGTTGTGTCTTGTCGGCTGTAATAAAGAGTTTAGATTTAGGATTTGAGTGTTAGCTTGTCGACATTGTTGATAGTTCATCGAATTATTACTAGTTTGCCCTTCCAGAAGTGAAgcttatataatttattatattcacttttttttttttttttttaaattaatcaaaaaGCTCCTGCATCAACTTACCTATTTCACTTGCAAGATTCATTTTATGAACAATGCCTCCGTATTTTATTCATTCttaggtctctctctctctctctctctctctctctggattGGTGTTAGGGAATTTAGACCCTAGTTGAATGAATAAACAAGTTTTAAGCCAAGTgattaaattaatcaaattatgaatAGTAGTGattaaataatcaaattaagaaaaatcCATGCTTAAGCAATCAATGCCAATATTTTCTAATCAATAGTAAAAGCAAtggaataaataaaacacacaatATGGTAACTTAAGGGAAACCAAAGAAACGACTTGTCCCAAAGTAAAAACTATTGTGGGAAAACTTTCCCAAGAAGCAAATccaatatgataaaaaaaaagtttgataacaATTCAAGTAAAACCTTTACCTAGACTCTACAACACGTTGAAAATTTATAGAGAAAACCTTTCACTACACTAGAATTTTTGGACTCTTCAATCATATGAACTGTCTTCGCGAATAGCGCACTTGTAATCACGACTGGAACTTCCAACCGACTCCAAAAACCTTTTGAAGGTTTTTTTCACAGAAGCAAGTTTGTGATGGCTGCTATGGCTTTATCTCCTTCACCAATCGAACTTCAAATTTACTTAAAACTTTTTGATATGATGGAAATTGAGAGAACTTACTTACACAAACCCTAGTTGCACAAACGATGCTTTCTCGCTCGCTAAGAAGCCTTTATAGGGATggcttataatgtcctttaaataccaCAACAAACAGATctaaaattgagtttaaaacAGGAAAGTTATGGGTTTTCTAGCATTgctatttttttgctaattcaCACATCTTGATAGGTTGAGAGGTATTGAGGTGTTATCAACTAGGTATCAAGGAAGTATCGATCAAATAGAAAGTGACCTAAAAAGCCTCTATAGATTGAGAGGTATTGAGACATACTGTGGGCACAAGGGAAAGAAGGGTcagagtcgccacctagttataTGGTATAGGAACCATGAATACAGCATCCTTTTGAGGAAGAacctttgatcttactaccagggtatgggttcagagtttaggtatgCTATtgggaaagtgttaggcacccaagatcgCCCAACCTgaaggttggcctcccatcattgtgtcttacgtTCTAACCTTATTAAAAACATGTTCAACACTTGcatctatactcacacacacgCTAGCATGCATCTAAcatacaacatggcatcatTCATCCCAAAACACATACCTATGCACCAACCTAAAGCAAAAGAGAGCCAAATGCAAAGGAAACCCTATCATTCATCTAACATATGAAAAACCTTATCACACATCTACGACAAGGTAGCAAACATACAACATAGCAAGGCAAACATATTACAAaccctaatcatacatctaagcatgttCCATCATATCATCAAAGTGAAACCTTAACATGAATGCATGGACATTGCTAATGCATGATTTACCCTTTACTTACCTCTCAGCAGCACAACACCTATGGcatcaatgcatgaacatgtgaatgaatggcattaaaactaagaaaccctaatctaaacatgtgataacaaa encodes:
- the LOC115992081 gene encoding uncharacterized protein LOC115992081; translation: MSSISHGLVLATAMVISSTVLYLSCRQRSFPPSHLSRNQNSQQPQKLILRSCLHSGEKKRERKKKKVQFAENVKEPSGNGEEYRKGQMQMKLSKFIEENCRNKIPTIGGMQENRTALYNGILKDRVRVQRMQCSC